Proteins from a single region of Ananas comosus cultivar F153 linkage group 3, ASM154086v1, whole genome shotgun sequence:
- the LOC109707139 gene encoding AAA-ATPase At2g46620-like encodes MYIGGGGGMSPSSIVVSAACGVAILRIVLSLKSLIYLLGRWWRWLDERAQVYQYFEIPKYIKEGGGSGRQEEEENPLYRKAAAYVASLPSLEDADAAAISSSARKPNDFALHLAPRHSAHDSYLGARLSWSDAGAGAGALVLRVRRQDRTRVLRPYLQHVESVADEIELRRRGLRLFTNSPGGGGGWSAGAAFAHPATLDAVAMDAELKARVRADLEAFLKGRAYYHRLGRVWRRSYLLYGAPGTGKSSFAAAMARFLGYDVYDLDLARAPDPRALLLRTTPRSLILVEDLDRHLAAPEPEPEPEPERRLTGILGFMDGIFSCCGDERVMVFTMSGAGGKETLDPAVLRPGRLDVHIHFPLCDFAAFKTLASSYLGLRDHKLYPQVEEGFQSGARLSPAEVGEIMIANRGSPSRAIKSVISALLQQQQQQASNCGPRSSTVGRRLNESWSARKFDEIAHGDGGPSGLGLSGENTLKEFKKLYGFLKIRSGSRKEGTIAAAAAATAANGNNMNGVDHNKEW; translated from the coding sequence ATGTatatcggcggcggcggcggcatgaGTCCGTCGTCTATCGTGGTATCCGCTGCGTGCGGCGTGGCGATATTGCGGATCGTTCTATCTCTAAAATCTCTTATTTATCTGCTGGGACGGTGGTGGCGGTGGCTGGACGAGCGTGCGCAGGTCTACCAATACTTCGAGATACCCAAGTACATAAAAGAAGGCGGCGGTAGCGGCaggcaggaggaggaggagaacccGCTGTACCGGAAGGCGGCCGCGTACGTGGCGTCGCTGCCGTCCCTCGAAGACGCCGACGCGGCGGCGATCTCCTCGTCGGCGCGCAAGCCCAACGACTTCGCCCTCCACCTCGCCCCGCGCCACTCCGCCCACGACTCCTATCTCGGCGCCCGCCTCTCCTGGTCcgacgccggcgccggcgccggcgcgcTCGTCCTGCGCGTGCGGCGGCAGGACCGGACGCGGGTGCTCCGGCCCTACCTGCAGCACGTCGAGTCCGTGGCCGACGAGATCGAGCTCCGGCGCCGCGGGCTCCGCCTCTTCACCAACTCCCCCGGCGGCGGGGGGGGCTGGAGCGCCGGCGCGGCGTTCGCGCACCCGGCGACGCTGGACGCGGTGGCGATGGACGCGGAGCTGAAGGCGCGCGTCCGCGCGGACCTGGAGGCGTTCCTGAAGGGCCGCGCGTACTACCACCGGCTGGGGCGCGTGTGGCGGCGCAGCTACCTCCTCTACGGCGCGCCCGGCACGGGCAAGTCCTCGttcgccgccgccatggcccGGTTCCTCGGGTACGACGTCTACGACCTCGACCTCGCGCGCGCCCCCGACCCCCGCGCGCTCCTCCTCCGCACGACGCCCCGCTCCCTGATCCTCGTGGAGGACCTCGACCGCCACCTCGCCGCGCCCGAGCCCGAGCCCGAGCCCGAGCCCGAGCGGCGGCTGACGGGGATCCTGGGCTTCATGGACGGGATCTTCTCGTGCTGCGGCGACGAGAGGGTGATGGTGTTCACGATGAGCGGGGCCGGGGGGAAGGAGACGCTGGATCCCGCGGTCCTCCGGCCGGGGCGCCTGGACGTGCACATCCACTTCCCGCTCTGCGACTTCGCGGCGTTCAAGACGCTGGCGAGCAGCTACCTGGGGCTGAGGGATCACAAACTCTACCCGCAGGTCGAGGAGGGGTTCCAGTCCGGGGCCCGCCTCAGCCCCGCCGAGGTGGGCGAGATCATGATCGCCAACCGGGGATCCCCCAGCCGGGCGATCAAGTCCGTCATCAGCGCCctcctgcagcagcagcagcagcaggcgtCGAATTGCGGGCCCAGAAGCAGCACCGTGGGGCGGAGGCTCAACGAGAGCTGGTCCGCCCGGAAATTCGATGAGATCGCCCACGGGGACGGAGGACCGTCGGGGCTGGGGCTCTCCGGGGAGAACACATTGAAGGAATTCAAGAAGCTGTATGGCTTCCTTAAGATTAGGAGCGGCAGCAGAAAGGAGGGCACCAttgcggccgcggcggcggcgacagcAGCCAATGGCAACAACATGAATGGCGTCGATCATAACAAGGAGTGGTGA